Proteins co-encoded in one Pseudomonas fluorescens genomic window:
- a CDS encoding LysM peptidoglycan-binding domain-containing protein, whose protein sequence is MEITNHAVMPGETLGQIASRYNSTVAQLRQLNPFITNPDNVKVGWNLSVPKSAQAASAKPAAQAPAASQAPAQASPDASAQCTAEDLVELDPVKDAPDKASKTFKPHAPPCSKTFASAIYATEEQEFWLLPERAVSAIKESMLTLEKMIAPNKARDARLNGLQESGLLEYFLEPKLSNFLTGAKRARMEEFEAMGDEIEIDPATAKKRQNEANRNKPAAAPAQPPQEDTAQSRMDRLNADIAGQESIRKEFVDFHKRRAEWLALKKEAVAAAKLEGYSYESGTLYSKDAIEARARVQAYLEARKKLFANKDFKQVSLEDVAKALAEKKKSYENICTGMTDCTADLVAYAYTLHKNADALNYHDYTESIIRVSEYGIALPEFALISDGLPSGIAQFKLYMDTEKKQAEITAQLQEKYKRWIEATGQNAQAPAGLVDVERAEWDRLQKIKDDLQATAQRNVIAAKPGRHLIWEPEEFQPKPVDRMVKPGFPLREVSLSDAKGTPLGWFSMTNLKDFKKIIKEDGKKALLSPKKIGESLPTDATEDSDKNSETSSFRQWLLAQGAIKFNDQVGDCFDEKGWFKANDFYAYLKKQGYKVTELENSATLTSWGKHLQQLVFKKSVRGKIRLFDNSPQAQFVRCLTPPQPSIHGEVKLEGPKMSAAEGFQMSANMGLSLDLARGEVQLMKVDMPAKESAKDITLDYLLDGKAQQMSFGRFSFHFGVKAWGYAGASLLLAGTVELNPILGNVKYGASLSPVKRAQREDASAKEERADHDAAKKAKADSGDNSPTPDLEHKSTSGTYVDTKSTDQVLTGKKANVQIENGAKATFNVFGGLQAAIELTGALNWAPPKDLVALRTAPTMGIGSDKDAKKTNPWLTLAKLSGSVGVALGAGFQGTAQISLDNGRFILNLKAAVVLGPGANGSFKFEIGYEAVVDIINLYRKELHKTKGRKVEWMDPEASEYASALNALGAAGLNVAMAYMMRWDVVMSLYEALTRSGKGGPIADTIMYYSDKKALEEWCINAIPDALGPLFRTLISTPEAFTITAASGTNGVADEKRVYNQAEAHVLQQKAIERILDWIVTNAKKTNTIDKAQSQFEFACMSMNEFGIKDTNAKMSYCKNRMLLDSFMSESVRALFDDTGVEARKYYKSHVKLLGANSAEFCEQNYIPQPNYSPSGATPFLKSY, encoded by the coding sequence ATGGAAATCACGAATCACGCCGTCATGCCCGGCGAAACCCTGGGCCAGATTGCCTCGCGCTACAACAGCACCGTGGCGCAACTGCGCCAACTCAATCCCTTCATTACCAATCCGGACAACGTCAAGGTCGGATGGAATCTGAGCGTACCGAAAAGCGCCCAAGCCGCGTCAGCCAAACCAGCCGCTCAGGCACCCGCTGCGTCTCAAGCGCCTGCCCAGGCATCTCCCGATGCGTCAGCTCAGTGCACGGCTGAGGACCTGGTTGAACTGGACCCCGTCAAGGACGCTCCAGACAAAGCCTCGAAGACCTTCAAGCCGCATGCCCCTCCTTGCAGCAAAACCTTTGCCAGCGCCATTTATGCAACAGAGGAACAAGAGTTCTGGCTGCTGCCCGAGCGTGCAGTGTCTGCCATTAAAGAATCGATGCTCACTCTGGAGAAAATGATTGCGCCGAACAAGGCCCGCGATGCGCGCCTAAACGGGCTGCAAGAGTCAGGTCTGCTCGAGTACTTCCTCGAACCCAAGTTGAGCAACTTCCTCACAGGCGCAAAGCGTGCCCGCATGGAAGAGTTCGAAGCGATGGGCGATGAGATCGAAATCGATCCCGCCACCGCCAAAAAGAGACAGAACGAAGCCAATCGAAACAAACCCGCGGCCGCTCCCGCGCAACCTCCTCAAGAAGACACTGCGCAATCTCGTATGGACCGTTTGAATGCGGACATCGCAGGTCAGGAAAGTATCCGCAAAGAATTTGTCGACTTTCACAAACGGCGGGCTGAGTGGCTTGCGCTGAAAAAAGAGGCTGTAGCGGCTGCAAAGCTTGAAGGCTACTCCTACGAAAGCGGGACGTTGTACTCCAAGGATGCAATTGAAGCCCGCGCCCGCGTTCAAGCGTATCTCGAGGCCCGGAAAAAGCTATTCGCCAATAAAGACTTCAAGCAGGTGTCACTCGAAGATGTCGCCAAGGCCCTCGCTGAGAAGAAAAAAAGTTACGAGAACATCTGCACCGGCATGACCGACTGCACCGCCGACCTCGTCGCTTACGCTTACACGTTGCACAAGAACGCCGACGCGCTGAATTACCACGATTACACTGAATCCATTATCAGAGTTTCAGAATACGGTATCGCGCTTCCAGAGTTCGCGCTGATCAGTGACGGCCTGCCATCGGGCATTGCGCAATTCAAGTTGTACATGGACACCGAGAAGAAACAGGCGGAAATAACCGCACAGCTCCAGGAAAAATACAAACGCTGGATCGAAGCCACCGGGCAAAATGCCCAGGCACCGGCGGGCCTGGTTGATGTCGAGCGAGCCGAGTGGGATCGCCTGCAGAAAATCAAGGACGACCTGCAGGCAACAGCCCAGCGGAATGTGATCGCCGCCAAACCGGGACGCCACCTGATCTGGGAACCGGAAGAGTTCCAGCCCAAACCCGTCGACCGCATGGTTAAACCCGGGTTTCCTTTGCGTGAAGTCAGTCTCTCCGATGCCAAGGGCACGCCCTTGGGCTGGTTCAGCATGACGAACCTGAAGGACTTCAAGAAAATCATCAAGGAAGATGGAAAAAAAGCCCTCCTGTCCCCCAAGAAGATCGGCGAAAGCTTACCGACCGATGCCACAGAAGACTCGGATAAAAACAGCGAAACCAGCTCGTTCCGCCAATGGCTTCTTGCGCAGGGTGCGATCAAGTTCAATGATCAGGTAGGTGACTGTTTTGATGAAAAAGGCTGGTTCAAGGCCAATGACTTTTACGCTTATCTGAAAAAGCAGGGCTACAAAGTCACTGAGCTGGAGAACAGTGCAACTTTGACCAGTTGGGGGAAACACCTTCAGCAACTGGTCTTCAAGAAAAGTGTGCGCGGCAAAATCCGACTGTTCGATAACAGCCCTCAGGCTCAATTCGTCCGCTGCCTGACCCCTCCCCAGCCAAGTATTCACGGTGAAGTGAAGCTGGAAGGTCCGAAAATGAGCGCCGCCGAAGGCTTTCAGATGTCGGCCAACATGGGTTTGAGCCTCGACCTGGCCCGCGGCGAAGTGCAGTTGATGAAGGTCGACATGCCCGCCAAGGAAAGCGCCAAAGACATCACCCTGGATTACCTTCTGGACGGCAAAGCCCAGCAGATGAGTTTTGGCCGATTCTCCTTTCACTTTGGTGTAAAGGCCTGGGGCTACGCCGGCGCGTCCCTGTTGCTGGCCGGTACCGTCGAGTTGAACCCCATCCTCGGCAACGTCAAATACGGAGCCTCCCTCAGCCCCGTCAAACGCGCACAGCGCGAGGACGCCTCGGCCAAAGAAGAACGTGCAGATCACGATGCGGCCAAGAAGGCCAAGGCCGACAGCGGTGACAATAGCCCTACTCCCGACCTTGAACACAAATCAACGTCCGGTACCTATGTCGATACCAAAAGCACAGACCAGGTACTCACCGGCAAAAAAGCCAATGTGCAAATTGAAAACGGGGCAAAGGCCACCTTCAACGTTTTCGGAGGTCTGCAAGCGGCCATTGAACTCACCGGCGCACTGAACTGGGCCCCACCCAAAGACCTCGTCGCACTGCGCACTGCACCCACCATGGGTATCGGCAGCGACAAAGACGCGAAAAAAACCAACCCATGGCTGACCCTCGCCAAGCTGAGTGGGTCTGTAGGGGTTGCGCTGGGTGCGGGATTCCAGGGAACCGCGCAGATATCACTCGATAACGGGCGCTTTATTCTCAACCTGAAAGCGGCAGTGGTATTGGGGCCTGGTGCTAACGGCAGCTTCAAGTTCGAGATTGGGTATGAGGCGGTGGTTGACATCATCAATTTGTATCGCAAAGAACTGCATAAAACCAAAGGCCGTAAAGTCGAATGGATGGACCCAGAGGCAAGTGAATATGCGTCAGCGCTCAACGCATTGGGCGCTGCTGGGTTGAACGTGGCGATGGCGTACATGATGCGTTGGGATGTTGTGATGAGTTTGTATGAAGCGTTGACTCGGAGTGGCAAGGGGGGGCCGATTGCGGACACAATCATGTATTACAGTGACAAAAAAGCTCTTGAGGAATGGTGCATCAATGCCATTCCGGATGCTCTAGGGCCCTTGTTCAGAACCTTAATTAGCACTCCGGAAGCGTTCACTATCACTGCAGCATCAGGAACTAATGGAGTAGCTGATGAAAAGCGGGTGTACAACCAAGCTGAGGCTCACGTTCTGCAACAAAAAGCCATTGAACGAATTCTTGATTGGATCGTTACCAACGCAAAAAAAACGAACACTATCGACAAAGCACAAAGTCAGTTTGAGTTTGCATGCATGTCTATGAACGAATTCGGTATAAAAGATACTAACGCAAAAATGTCTTACTGCAAAAATCGGATGCTACTGGATAGCTTCATGTCCGAAAGCGTGCGCGCGCTCTTCGATGACACCGGCGTTGAAGCCCGAAAATACTACAAGTCCCATGTAAAATTGCTTGGCGCCAATTCTGCCGAGTTCTGCGAACAAAACTATATTCCGCAGCCCAACTACTCCCCTAGCGGCGCAACACCATTTTTAAAGAGTTATTAA
- a CDS encoding DUF4123 domain-containing protein: MHVKALSALLEEPRYNFSDLPAANPSLCFIIDQGLQPQAMSRLYRVGEPVVCEGLFFRTEFVEIPDGPLWLVAPRGSKLAAEAAKLCEEHFSGIAISTPDPEKALAHARWLLKANDGSGGQSLLSYHKPSLWAALAYTAEKTFDQLLGCWSAVYAPAPGNFGQQRGPWLAWVANAESTWSGDHAAFNLPMAAAQVQARLGWVYWVDEEYEAFGEPGEDRLNDIADNLDLLLNNNIYDGDHLLKLGHAVNGPLFETQPEIMTILQSKDESFIKVDRLLESVAVAQR; the protein is encoded by the coding sequence ATGCATGTAAAAGCGCTGAGTGCTTTGCTGGAAGAGCCTCGCTACAACTTCTCGGACCTGCCGGCAGCGAACCCATCGCTGTGTTTCATCATCGACCAGGGGCTTCAGCCGCAAGCCATGAGCCGGCTCTACCGGGTGGGTGAGCCCGTAGTTTGCGAAGGGCTGTTTTTCCGAACGGAATTCGTCGAGATACCCGATGGCCCCTTGTGGCTGGTCGCCCCCCGAGGCAGCAAACTGGCTGCAGAAGCTGCAAAACTCTGTGAAGAACACTTTTCGGGAATTGCGATCTCGACACCTGACCCGGAAAAAGCCCTGGCTCACGCACGCTGGCTGCTCAAAGCCAACGACGGTTCCGGAGGGCAAAGTTTGCTGAGTTACCACAAGCCGAGCCTGTGGGCAGCACTGGCCTATACCGCCGAAAAGACTTTCGATCAGTTGTTGGGTTGCTGGTCGGCCGTTTACGCCCCCGCGCCAGGAAACTTTGGCCAGCAACGTGGTCCATGGTTAGCCTGGGTGGCTAACGCGGAATCGACATGGTCGGGTGACCACGCGGCATTCAACCTTCCAATGGCGGCCGCTCAAGTTCAGGCGCGCCTTGGATGGGTGTATTGGGTGGATGAAGAGTACGAGGCGTTTGGCGAACCCGGCGAGGATCGTTTGAACGATATTGCTGACAATCTCGACCTGCTGCTCAACAACAACATTTATGACGGCGACCACCTGCTCAAACTGGGTCATGCCGTAAACGGTCCACTGTTTGAAACACAGCCTGAGATCATGACGATCCTGCAATCAAAGGATGAGTCGTTTATCAAAGTAGATCGACTCCTGGAATCAGTCGCCGTCGCCCAACGTTAA
- a CDS encoding type VI secretion system tip protein VgrG translates to MLDANATHITLTLEGASADLQVLSFTGREALNEPFRFDLELVSARPDLNLEELLHKPGCLTFGATGEGKIHGLVYRIEQGDSGKTLTRYSLSLVPQLAYLRHNHDQQIFQQLTVPKIIAQVLEDRGILADAYSFQLGAEYPEREYCVQYDESDLHFIQRLCEEEGIHFHFQHSSSGHKLVFGDDQTVFRKLKPVNYQQDSGMTADKPVIKRFNLRLETRTSRVSRRDYDFEKPKILPEGAVKSEFMPDLEDYDYPGRFTTRERGKFLSTRALERHRSDYKLAEGKGDEPTLTSGHFLTLAEHPRAEWNDLWLLLEIFHEGKQPQVLGENVTSDVTDNKSDFHQGYRNSFVATPWDAHYRPALEHPKPKVLGSQTAIVTGPAGEEIHCDQYGRVKVQFHWDREGQADDKTTCWLRVASGWAGAAYGGIAIPRIGMEVLVTFLEGDPDQPLVTGCLYHKENVVPYDLPANKTRSTFKTLSSPGGKGYNEFRIEDKKGAEQIYIHAQRDWDENIEHDQKIRVGNERHDTVEANTYSEFKVEEHRITHLNRISEMRANDHLTVAVTQHLKVGTAQLVEAGTEIHYYAGQKVVIEGAMELTAKAGGSFVKADAGGVTISGAEVKINTGGAPGVGTPAAPLLPGPMKVVDADKAGKAPLPARLNESGITPLCGKQSNGACSRKDCTCM, encoded by the coding sequence ATGCTGGACGCCAATGCTACCCACATTACCCTCACGCTCGAAGGCGCTTCGGCCGATCTGCAAGTCCTCAGTTTCACCGGTCGCGAAGCCCTCAACGAGCCGTTCCGTTTCGACCTCGAACTGGTCAGCGCCCGTCCCGACCTCAACCTTGAAGAACTCCTGCACAAGCCCGGCTGCCTGACCTTCGGCGCCACTGGCGAGGGCAAGATTCATGGTCTGGTGTATCGCATCGAGCAAGGCGACTCCGGCAAGACCCTGACCCGCTACAGCCTGAGCCTGGTGCCGCAACTGGCCTACCTGCGGCACAACCATGACCAGCAGATTTTCCAGCAGCTGACGGTGCCGAAGATCATTGCCCAGGTGCTGGAAGATCGCGGGATCCTGGCCGACGCCTACAGCTTCCAGCTCGGCGCCGAGTATCCGGAGCGTGAGTACTGCGTGCAGTACGACGAATCCGACCTGCATTTCATCCAGCGTCTGTGCGAAGAGGAAGGCATTCACTTCCACTTCCAGCACAGCAGCAGCGGCCACAAACTGGTGTTCGGCGATGACCAGACCGTGTTCCGCAAACTGAAACCGGTGAACTACCAGCAAGACTCCGGCATGACCGCCGACAAACCGGTGATCAAGCGTTTCAACCTGCGCCTGGAAACCCGCACCAGCCGCGTCAGCCGCCGCGACTACGATTTCGAAAAACCGAAGATCCTGCCCGAAGGTGCCGTCAAATCCGAGTTCATGCCGGACCTGGAAGACTACGACTACCCCGGCCGCTTCACCACGCGCGAGCGCGGCAAATTCCTCTCGACCCGAGCGCTTGAACGCCATCGCAGCGACTACAAACTCGCCGAAGGCAAAGGTGACGAGCCGACCCTGACCAGCGGCCACTTCCTGACCCTGGCCGAGCATCCCCGCGCCGAATGGAACGACCTGTGGTTGCTGCTGGAAATCTTCCACGAAGGCAAACAGCCGCAAGTGCTGGGCGAAAACGTCACCAGCGACGTCACCGACAACAAGAGCGATTTCCACCAGGGCTATCGCAACTCGTTCGTGGCCACCCCGTGGGACGCCCACTACCGCCCTGCCCTCGAACACCCGAAACCGAAAGTCCTCGGCAGCCAGACTGCCATCGTCACCGGCCCCGCCGGCGAAGAAATCCACTGCGACCAGTACGGCCGCGTGAAAGTGCAATTCCACTGGGACCGAGAAGGCCAGGCCGACGACAAAACCACCTGCTGGCTGCGCGTCGCCAGCGGCTGGGCCGGCGCAGCCTACGGCGGCATCGCCATCCCACGGATCGGCATGGAAGTGCTGGTGACCTTCCTCGAAGGCGACCCCGACCAGCCATTGGTGACCGGCTGCTTGTACCACAAGGAAAACGTCGTCCCCTACGACCTGCCGGCGAACAAGACCCGCAGCACCTTCAAGACCCTGAGTTCACCGGGCGGAAAGGGCTACAACGAATTCCGCATCGAAGACAAGAAAGGCGCGGAACAGATCTACATCCACGCCCAGCGCGACTGGGACGAAAACATCGAGCACGACCAGAAAATCCGCGTCGGCAACGAGCGGCATGACACGGTTGAAGCCAACACCTACAGCGAGTTCAAGGTCGAAGAACACCGCATCACTCACCTGAATCGCATCAGTGAAATGCGCGCCAACGATCACCTGACCGTCGCCGTGACCCAGCACCTCAAGGTCGGCACGGCGCAACTGGTCGAAGCGGGAACCGAGATCCACTACTACGCCGGCCAGAAAGTCGTGATCGAAGGCGCCATGGAACTGACCGCCAAGGCCGGCGGCAGCTTCGTCAAAGCCGATGCCGGCGGCGTGACCATCAGCGGCGCCGAAGTGAAGATCAACACCGGCGGCGCGCCGGGCGTGGGGACACCGGCAGCGCCGTTGTTGCCGGGCCCGATGAAGGTGGTGGATGCGGATAAGGCCGGGAAAGCACCGCTGCCCGCCCGCCTGAACGAATCAGGCATCACGCCGCTGTGCGGAAAACAGAGTAACGGCGCTTGCAGCCGTAAGGATTGCACATGCATGTAA
- a CDS encoding OprD family porin gives MRPPFPLITPRQSLGFGAFVLCAGFTAQVQASGFFEDTTAKIESRTVYFNRDFRDGHTSSDQGASKREESAQGFILNLQSGYTEGTVGFGIDALGMAGFQLDSSPDRSNSGLLPSSGDNPRGSKGQYAKMGLTAKVKVSDTVLKYGALLPDLPLLKYNDGRLLPTMFNGAMLTSKEVKDLTFMAARLDKYTARDSTDSQDIRVHCKNKRYACNTTADHFDMYGFDYKINDRLTAQYHYAELEDIYRQHFVGLLANQPLGDGVLKADLRLLKSADSGDAKAGSIDNRALSGMLSYGISGHTFSAGWQRMNGDNSMPYLDGSNPYLVNYVQVNDFAAAQELSWQLRYDYDFKAIGINGLSFLTRYVNGDHIKVPGSDQEGKEWERDSELKYVIQTGTFKDVSLRLRNATYRTNYEKFARDVDETRLIVSYNFSVL, from the coding sequence ATGCGTCCCCCATTTCCCCTCATCACCCCGCGCCAGTCGCTTGGCTTCGGAGCCTTCGTGCTGTGTGCCGGTTTTACCGCGCAGGTCCAGGCCAGCGGTTTTTTCGAAGACACCACGGCGAAGATCGAGTCGCGCACGGTGTACTTCAACCGCGATTTCCGTGATGGGCACACCTCCAGTGATCAGGGCGCGTCCAAGCGCGAAGAGTCGGCGCAGGGTTTCATTCTCAATCTGCAATCGGGCTACACCGAAGGCACCGTCGGTTTCGGCATTGATGCGCTGGGCATGGCGGGTTTTCAGCTCGATTCCAGCCCCGACCGCAGCAACAGCGGCCTGCTGCCTTCCAGCGGCGATAACCCGCGTGGCTCGAAAGGTCAGTACGCGAAAATGGGCCTGACCGCCAAGGTGAAAGTTTCGGACACGGTGTTGAAATACGGCGCATTGCTGCCGGATCTGCCGTTGCTCAAGTACAACGACGGCCGTCTGCTGCCGACCATGTTCAACGGCGCGATGCTGACTTCAAAGGAGGTGAAGGACCTGACCTTCATGGCTGCACGTCTGGACAAGTACACCGCCCGGGACTCGACCGATTCCCAGGACATTCGCGTGCACTGCAAAAACAAGCGCTATGCCTGCAACACCACCGCCGATCATTTCGACATGTACGGCTTCGACTACAAGATCAACGATCGTCTGACGGCGCAGTATCACTACGCCGAACTGGAGGACATCTATCGCCAGCACTTCGTGGGTCTGTTGGCCAATCAGCCGCTGGGTGACGGCGTGCTGAAAGCCGATCTGCGTTTGCTGAAAAGCGCCGACAGCGGTGATGCGAAAGCGGGCTCCATCGACAACCGCGCCTTGAGCGGCATGCTGTCCTACGGCATCAGCGGTCACACCTTCAGTGCCGGGTGGCAGCGCATGAACGGCGACAATTCGATGCCGTATCTGGATGGCAGCAACCCGTACCTGGTGAACTACGTGCAGGTCAACGACTTCGCCGCCGCGCAGGAACTTTCCTGGCAGCTGCGTTACGACTATGACTTCAAGGCCATCGGCATCAACGGCCTGAGCTTCCTGACCCGTTACGTGAACGGTGACCACATCAAGGTGCCGGGCAGTGATCAGGAAGGCAAAGAGTGGGAGCGTGACAGCGAGTTGAAGTACGTGATTCAGACCGGCACGTTCAAGGACGTCAGCCTGCGTTTGCGCAATGCGACGTACCGCACCAACTACGAGAAGTTTGCCCGGGACGTGGATGAGACCCGGTTGATTGTGAGTTACAACTTTTCGGTGTTGTAA
- a CDS encoding carbohydrate kinase family protein, with the protein MYLVCGEALFDFFSEDDAGGQASKVNFKAIAGGSPFNVAVGLRRLGVDSALFAGLSTDYLGRRMHQVLQDEGVRPDYLVDFAAPTTLAMVAVGANGSPHYSFRGEGCADRQLSQAHLPTLGPQVRGLHFGSFSLVVQPVADTLLALIQRESGKRLISLDPNVRLNPEPNIDLWRERIATLVQLADLIKVSDEDLSLLYPEQDPQRVIEGWLQHRCQVVFLTRGGEGATVFSRAHGSWSVPASSVKIADTVGAGDTFQAALITWLTEHELDSVEGVQHLGREQIDAMLRFAVRAAALTCSKTGPDLPYRHQLT; encoded by the coding sequence ATGTACCTGGTGTGTGGCGAAGCGCTGTTCGATTTCTTCAGCGAAGACGATGCCGGCGGGCAAGCATCGAAAGTCAATTTCAAGGCCATTGCCGGTGGCTCGCCGTTCAACGTGGCGGTGGGTTTGCGCCGTTTGGGTGTGGACTCGGCGCTGTTCGCCGGGTTGTCCACCGACTACCTCGGCCGACGTATGCATCAAGTCCTGCAGGATGAAGGCGTCCGTCCGGATTACCTGGTGGATTTCGCCGCGCCGACCACCCTGGCGATGGTCGCGGTGGGCGCCAATGGCTCGCCCCATTACAGCTTCCGTGGCGAAGGTTGCGCCGACCGGCAGTTGAGTCAGGCACATCTGCCGACGCTGGGCCCGCAAGTGCGCGGCCTGCACTTCGGTTCCTTCTCGCTGGTGGTGCAACCGGTGGCCGATACCCTGCTCGCGCTGATTCAGCGTGAAAGCGGCAAACGCCTGATCAGCCTCGACCCGAACGTGCGCCTCAACCCCGAGCCGAACATCGACCTGTGGCGCGAGCGGATCGCCACGCTGGTGCAACTGGCGGATCTGATCAAGGTCAGCGACGAGGACTTGAGCCTGTTGTATCCCGAGCAGGATCCGCAACGCGTCATCGAAGGCTGGCTGCAGCATCGCTGTCAGGTGGTTTTCCTGACCCGTGGCGGTGAAGGCGCGACCGTGTTCAGCCGTGCTCATGGTTCATGGTCGGTGCCGGCCTCTTCAGTGAAGATCGCCGATACCGTCGGCGCGGGGGATACTTTCCAGGCCGCGTTGATCACCTGGCTGACCGAGCATGAGCTGGATTCGGTGGAGGGTGTTCAGCACCTCGGCCGCGAACAAATCGACGCGATGCTCAGGTTTGCCGTACGGGCCGCCGCCCTTACATGCAGCAAAACAGGTCCGGATTTGCCTTATCGCCACCAGTTGACCTGA
- the xylB gene encoding xylulokinase — protein MHNQQLFLGIDCGTQGTKAIILDATSGQVLGQGAAAHTMISGANGRREQDTHQWLEAFALATRRALLAANVDGQGILGIGVSGQQHGLVLLDDQGQVLRPAKLWCDTETTAENDRLLAHLGGENGSLERLGVVIAPGYTVSKLLWTKEQHPDAFSRIARILLPHDYLNFWLTGRACSEYGDASGTGYFNVRTRQWDLQLLRDIDASGRLQSALPELIDAHQAVGTILPAIAEQLGINPNAVVSSGGGDNMMGAIGTGNIQPGAITMSLGSSGTVYAYAEAPKVSPDASVATFCSSSGGWLPLICTMNLTNATGAIRELFDLDLDTFNALVAQAPIGAEGVSMLPFLNGERVPPLPHATGSLHGLTIDNLTRANLCRAAVEGTTFGLRYGLDLLRQNGLQSRSICLIGGGSKSAVWRQIVADIMNTPVICTEQSEAAALGAAIQAAWCKSWSNGHEDTLADLCERCVKLDLNSETLPVAANVAAFQQAYERYRLHVATL, from the coding sequence ATGCACAACCAACAGCTCTTCCTCGGCATCGACTGCGGCACCCAAGGCACCAAAGCCATCATCCTCGACGCCACCAGCGGTCAGGTGTTGGGCCAGGGCGCCGCCGCCCACACGATGATCAGCGGCGCCAACGGCCGTCGCGAACAAGACACCCACCAGTGGCTGGAAGCCTTCGCCCTCGCCACCCGCCGCGCCTTGCTGGCGGCAAATGTCGACGGTCAGGGGATTCTCGGCATCGGTGTTTCCGGCCAGCAACACGGGCTGGTGCTGCTCGACGATCAAGGTCAGGTCCTGCGCCCGGCCAAGCTCTGGTGCGACACCGAAACCACGGCTGAAAACGACCGTCTGCTGGCTCATTTGGGCGGCGAAAACGGTTCGCTGGAACGCCTCGGCGTGGTCATCGCGCCGGGCTACACCGTGTCGAAACTGTTGTGGACCAAAGAACAGCATCCAGACGCGTTTTCCCGAATCGCACGGATTCTGTTGCCCCACGACTACCTTAATTTCTGGCTCACCGGCCGTGCGTGCAGCGAATACGGCGATGCATCCGGCACCGGCTATTTCAACGTGCGCACCCGCCAATGGGATTTGCAGCTGCTTCGCGACATCGATGCCAGCGGTCGTCTGCAATCCGCGCTGCCGGAGCTGATCGACGCCCATCAAGCAGTCGGCACGATCCTGCCCGCAATCGCCGAACAGCTGGGCATCAACCCGAACGCGGTGGTGTCCAGCGGTGGCGGCGACAACATGATGGGCGCCATCGGTACCGGCAATATTCAGCCGGGCGCGATCACCATGAGCCTCGGCTCTTCCGGCACGGTGTACGCCTACGCCGAGGCACCGAAGGTCAGCCCGGACGCTTCGGTCGCGACCTTCTGCTCGTCCAGCGGCGGCTGGCTGCCGTTGATCTGCACCATGAACCTGACCAACGCCACCGGGGCGATCCGCGAACTGTTCGATCTTGACCTTGATACCTTCAACGCCTTGGTGGCCCAAGCGCCGATTGGCGCTGAAGGCGTGAGCATGCTGCCGTTCCTCAACGGCGAACGCGTGCCTCCCCTGCCCCACGCCACCGGCAGCCTGCATGGCCTGACGATCGATAACCTGACCCGGGCCAATCTGTGCCGCGCGGCGGTCGAAGGCACCACCTTCGGCCTGCGTTATGGACTGGATCTGCTGCGCCAGAATGGTTTACAAAGCCGCAGCATTTGCCTGATCGGCGGCGGCTCGAAAAGTGCGGTGTGGCGGCAGATCGTCGCCGACATCATGAACACCCCGGTGATCTGCACCGAGCAGAGCGAAGCCGCCGCCCTCGGCGCGGCGATTCAGGCGGCGTGGTGTAAGTCGTGGTCGAACGGCCACGAAGACACCCTGGCCGACCTGTGCGAGCGCTGCGTGAAGCTCGACCTGAACAGTGAAACCCTGCCGGTTGCCGCGAATGTCGCGGCCTTCCAGCAGGCCTATGAACGCTATCGACTGCATGTCGCAACCTTATAA